CCATATAATTCCTCGTTCGTCAATATAAAGGCTATTAACAGAGAACTGGGAAAGCCCGTCGTCCGTGGTCAAATGGCTAAAAGTGATGTTTTGACCTTGTGTGCGGACTGCGACTACGCTTAAAAATAGCAAAAATAAAAGGATTACTTTTCTCACTAATTTGTATTTTAAGGTGTTTACATCTATGCAAATATATTGTTTTTATTCGATTTCAGTGAATCTTATTAGAAGAAAGTAACTATAAAACACCAGAAGAGAATTCTATTTAACAGAATTACTCTTCCGGTTTCTAACCTAACTAACCTCTTGTTATAGTGTTTGTGCCTGTTTCGTTTTTATCAGTTCAGATTATTACCACACTACATACTGATTGAAAAAACGAGTACTTTCAGCAATCCATGAGTCCATGTTCTCATAAGCTGCAAAGTGTCCTGATGTAGGGTAACATATCCAGCGTTTAGGTGTACGGATGTGATTGTATGCTGCAAAATTTGTATGTGGTGGTGTAATGTTGTCCTGAAGTCCGA
The Bacteroides caecimuris DNA segment above includes these coding regions:
- a CDS encoding acetylxylan esterase, whose product is MGFGLQDNITPPHTNFAAYNHIRTPKRWICYPTSGHFAAYENMDSWIAESTRFFNQYVVW